The Streptomyces sp. NBC_01244 genome contains a region encoding:
- a CDS encoding PHP domain-containing protein encodes MRIDLHAHSTASDGTDTPAELVRNAAGAGLDVVALTDHDTVAGYREAIAALPQGLTLVTGAELSCRLDGIGMHMLAYLFDPEEPELFRERELVRDDRTPRAQAMIGKLRGLGVDITWEQVARIAGEGSVGRPHIAAALVELGVVRTVSDAFTADWLADGGRAYAEKHELDPFDAIRLVKAAGGVTVFAHPAAVKRGTCVPESAIAALASAGLDGIEVDHMDHDEPTRARLRGLAGDLGLLTTGSSDYHGSRKTCRLGEYTTDPEIYGEITRRATGAFPVPGAGGRVRG; translated from the coding sequence GTGCGCATCGATCTGCACGCCCACTCCACGGCCTCGGACGGTACGGACACCCCCGCCGAGCTGGTGCGCAATGCCGCCGGTGCGGGGCTCGACGTGGTGGCGCTGACCGACCACGACACCGTCGCCGGGTACCGCGAGGCCATCGCCGCGCTGCCCCAGGGGCTGACCCTGGTCACCGGCGCCGAGCTGAGCTGCCGTCTCGACGGCATCGGCATGCACATGCTGGCGTACCTCTTCGACCCCGAGGAGCCCGAGCTCTTCCGTGAGCGGGAGCTCGTGCGCGACGACCGCACCCCCCGCGCGCAGGCCATGATCGGCAAGCTGCGGGGCCTCGGGGTGGACATCACCTGGGAGCAGGTGGCCCGGATCGCCGGTGAGGGATCCGTGGGGCGCCCGCACATCGCCGCCGCGCTCGTCGAGCTGGGCGTCGTGCGCACCGTGTCGGACGCGTTCACCGCGGACTGGCTCGCCGACGGCGGCCGCGCGTACGCCGAGAAGCACGAGCTCGACCCCTTCGATGCGATCCGCCTGGTCAAGGCGGCCGGCGGGGTCACCGTCTTCGCCCACCCCGCCGCCGTCAAGCGCGGCACCTGCGTGCCCGAGAGCGCGATAGCCGCCCTCGCCTCGGCCGGTCTCGACGGCATCGAGGTCGACCACATGGACCACGACGAGCCCACCCGCGCGCGCCTGCGCGGCCTGGCCGGCGACCTCGGTCTGCTGACCACCGGATCCAGCGATTACCACGGCAGCCGCAAGACCTGTCGGCTCGGCGAGTACACGACCGACCCCGAGATCTACGGCGAGATCACCCGCCGTGCCACCGGGGCGTTCCCGGTCCCCGGCGCCGGTGGACGCGTACGCGGCTGA
- a CDS encoding MarC family protein codes for MLDFAVFGSLFLTLFVIMDPPGITPIFLALTSGRPAKVQRRMAWQAVCVAFGVIAVFGICGQQILDYLHVSVPALMIAGGLLLLLIALDLLTGKTDEPKQTKDVNVALVPLGMPLLAGPGAIVSVILAVQKADGVTGQVSVWAAIIAMHIVLWVVMRYSLVIIRVIKDGGVVLVTRLAGMMLSAIAVQQIINGVLQVIHTA; via the coding sequence GTGCTCGATTTCGCCGTCTTCGGATCCCTCTTTCTCACGCTTTTTGTGATTATGGACCCTCCGGGGATCACGCCCATCTTCCTCGCGCTGACCTCCGGCCGCCCCGCCAAGGTGCAGCGCCGCATGGCCTGGCAGGCCGTCTGCGTCGCCTTCGGCGTCATCGCGGTCTTCGGCATCTGCGGCCAGCAGATCCTCGACTACCTGCACGTCTCCGTGCCGGCCCTGATGATCGCGGGCGGGCTGCTGCTCCTGCTCATCGCGCTCGACCTGCTCACCGGCAAGACCGACGAGCCGAAGCAGACCAAGGACGTGAACGTCGCGCTCGTCCCGCTCGGCATGCCGCTGCTCGCCGGGCCCGGCGCGATCGTCTCGGTCATCCTGGCCGTGCAGAAGGCCGACGGGGTCACCGGGCAGGTCTCGGTGTGGGCCGCGATCATCGCGATGCACATCGTGCTGTGGGTGGTGATGCGCTACTCGCTCGTCATCATCCGCGTGATCAAGGACGGTGGCGTGGTCCTCGTGACGCGCCTGGCGGGCATGATGCTGTCCGCGATCGCCGTCCAGCAGATCATCAACGGCGTGCTCCAGGTGATCCACACCGCGTAG
- a CDS encoding alpha/beta fold hydrolase, producing the protein MSKPPTLTLPPAARAYRLTTARGEFAVHEAVPGGPARGTALLVPGYTGSKEDFIGLLGPLAAAGYRVVAVDGRGQHESGGPRTQAPYALAELAHDVLAQTAALDAAGPVHLLGHSLGGLIVRAAVVRDPAPYASLTLLSSGPGAVCADQQGRTKLLVSALEAMGDDMPGIWEAMRAMDPRDAPPEDPALAAFLRARWLGTVPEQLMVTGRALIEEPDRIDELAAAAPGLAKLVLSGESDPVWPVAEMDAMARRLGAARVVVPGTEHSPNAEDPAAVAAALAAFWGASDVSGTR; encoded by the coding sequence ATGAGCAAGCCGCCGACCCTCACGCTCCCGCCCGCAGCCCGCGCGTACCGGCTGACCACGGCCCGCGGCGAGTTCGCCGTGCACGAGGCCGTGCCCGGCGGGCCGGCCCGCGGCACCGCCCTGCTGGTGCCCGGCTACACCGGCAGCAAGGAGGACTTCATCGGCCTCCTCGGGCCGCTGGCCGCTGCCGGATACCGCGTCGTCGCCGTCGACGGCCGCGGCCAGCACGAGAGCGGCGGCCCGCGCACGCAGGCCCCGTACGCCCTGGCGGAACTGGCGCACGACGTCCTCGCGCAGACCGCCGCCCTGGACGCGGCCGGGCCGGTGCACCTGCTCGGGCATTCGCTGGGCGGGCTGATCGTCCGGGCGGCCGTGGTCCGCGATCCGGCCCCGTACGCCAGCCTCACGCTGCTGAGCAGCGGCCCGGGCGCCGTCTGCGCCGACCAGCAGGGCCGTACGAAGCTGCTGGTCTCGGCGCTGGAGGCGATGGGCGACGACATGCCGGGCATCTGGGAGGCCATGCGCGCCATGGATCCGCGCGACGCGCCGCCCGAGGATCCGGCCCTCGCGGCCTTCCTGCGTGCCCGCTGGCTGGGGACCGTCCCCGAGCAGCTGATGGTCACCGGCCGGGCGCTGATCGAGGAGCCGGACCGGATCGACGAGCTCGCCGCCGCGGCGCCCGGACTGGCGAAGCTGGTGCTGTCCGGGGAGTCGGACCCGGTGTGGCCGGTGGCGGAGATGGACGCGATGGCGCGGCGGCTGGGCGCGGCGCGGGTGGTGGTCCCGGGGACGGAACACTCTCCGAACGCCGAGGATCCGGCGGCCGTGGCGGCGGCGCTGGCGGCGTTCTGGGGGGCTTCTGACGTCTCCGGTACCCGTTAG